A stretch of the Medicago truncatula cultivar Jemalong A17 chromosome 5, MtrunA17r5.0-ANR, whole genome shotgun sequence genome encodes the following:
- the LOC11406327 gene encoding putative disease resistance protein RGA1, with protein MADPFLGVVFENLISLLQNEFSTISGIKSKAENLSTTLVDIKAVLEDAEKRQVKDNFIKVWLQDLKDAVYVLDDILDECSIKSSRLRKFTSLKFRHKIGNRLKEITGRLDRIAERKNKFSLHTGVTLRESPDQAAEGRQTSSTPLETKVLGRDDDKEKIVQFLLTLAKDSDFISVYPVVGLGGIGKTTLVQLIYNDVRVSRNFDKKIWVCVSETFSVKRILCSIIESITREKCADFDLDVMERKVQGLLQGKIYLLILDDVWNQNEQLEFGLTQDRWDHLKSVLSCGSKGSSILVSTRDEDVATIMGTWETHRLSGLSDSDCWLLFKQHAFRRYKEHTKFVEIGKEIVKKCNGLPLAAKALGGLMSSRNEEKEWLDIKDSELWALPQENSILPALRLSYFYLTPTLKQCFSFCAIFPKDREILKEELIRLWMANEFISSMGNLDVEDVGKMVWKELYQKSFFQDSKMDEYFGDISFKMHDLVHDLAQSVTGKECMYLENANMTNLTKNTHHISFNSENLLSFDEGAFKKVESLRTLFDLENYIPKKHDHFPLNSSLRVLSTSSLQGPVWSLIHLRYLELCSLDIKKLPNSIYNLQKLEILKIKYCRELSCLPKRLVCLQNLRHIVIEGCGSLFRMFPNIGKLTCLRTLSVYIVSLEKGNSLTELHDLNLGGKLSIKGLNNVGSLSEAEAANLKGKKDLHELCLSWISQQESIIRSEQLLEELQPHSNLKCLDINCYDGLSLPSWIIILSNLISLKLGDCNKIVRLPLFGKLPSLKKLRVYGMNNLKYLDDDESEDGMEVRAFPSLEVLELHGLPNIEGLLKVERGEMFPCLSSLDIWKCPKLGLPCLPSLKDLGVDGRNNELLRSISTFRGLTQLTLNSGEGITSLPEEMFKNLTSLQSLFVTFLPQLESLPEQNWEGLQSLRALLIWGCRGLRCLPEGIRHLTSLELLSIIDCPTLKERCKEGTGEDWDKIAHIPRIELIDV; from the coding sequence atggCTGATCCCTTTCTTGGAGTTGTGTTTGAGAATTTGATATCTCTGCTTCAAAATGAATTTTCTACTATTTCTGGAATCAAGTCAAAGGCTGAAAACCTATCAACCACCTTAGTTGACATCAAGGCTGTTCTTGAAGATGCTGAAAAGAGACAAGTCAAAGACAACTTCATTAAGGTATGGCTACAAGACCTCAAAGATGCTGTTTATGTGCTCGATGACATCCTTGATGAGTGTTCGATCAAGTCTAGTCGACTGAGAAAATTCACATCTTTAAAGTTTCGCCATAAGATCGGTAACAGGTTGAAAGAGATTACAGGGAGGTTGGATCGTATTGCTGAACGTAAGAACAAGTTTTCTCTCCATACGGGTGTAACTCTTAGGGAAAGCCCAGATCAAGCTGCTGAAGGGCGCCAAACCAGCTCCACCCCTCTTGAAACAAAAGTGTTAGGAAGAGACGATGATAAAGAAAAGATTGTCCAGTTTCTTCTTACCCTTGCGAAGGACTCTGACTTTATTTCTGTCTATCCCGTTGTTGGTTTAGGTGGTATTGGAAAAACAACTCTTGTTCAATTGATCTACAATGATGTTAGGGTGAGTcgcaattttgataaaaaaatttgggTTTGTGTTTCTGAGACTTTCTCGGTCAAAAGGATTTTGTGTTCTATTATAGAATCTATCACAAGAGAGAAGTGTGCTGACTTTGATTTAGATGTAATGGAAAGAAAGGTGCAAGGATTGTTGCAAGGGAAAATATATTTGCTGATTTTGGATGATGTGTGGAATCAAAATGAACAATTGGAATTTGGGTTAACACAAGATAGATGGGATCATTTGAAATCTGTTTTGTCGTGTGGATCAAAAGGTAGTTCCATTTTAGTGTCCACTCGTGATGAGGATGTTGCAACAATCATGGGAACATGGGAAACTCACCGTTTGTCTGGTCTCTCTGATAGTGACTGTTGGTTGTTGTTCAAACAACATGCATTTAGACGTTACAAAGAGCATACAAAGTTTGTGGAAATTGGAAAGGAGATAGTAAAGAAATGTAATGGATTGCCTCTTGCAGCAAAAGCATTGGGGGGTTTGATGAGCTCAAGGAATGAAGAAAAGGAATGGCTTGATATTAAAGACAGTGAGCTTTGGGCTTTACCACAAGAAAATTCTATTTTGCCCGCTTTGAGATTGAGTTACTTTTATTTAACACCAACCCTAAAGCAATGTTTCTCTTTTTGTGCTATATTTCCCAAGGATAGAGAAATCCTAAAAGAAGAATTGATTCGACTTTGGATGGCTAATGAATTTATTTCATCTATGGGTAATTTGGACGTTGAAGATGTTGGAAAAATGGTTTGGAAGGAATTGTACCAAAAATCATTCTTTCAAGATAGCAAGATGGATGAATATTTTGGAGACATTTCTTTCAAGATGCATGATCTTGTCCATGATCTCGCTCAATCAGTAACGGGGAAAGAATGTATGTATTTGGAGAATGCAAACATGACTAATTTGACAAAAAACACACACCACATAAGTTTTAACTCTGAAAATTTGTTATCATTCGATGAGGGTGCCTTCAAAAAAGTTGAATCCTTACGAACATTGTTTGACTTGGAGAAttatattccaaaaaaacatGATCACTTCCCATTAAACAGCTCTCTTCGAGTTTTAAGCACATCCTCTCTACAAGGCCCAGTATGGAGTTTAATTCATTTAAGGTATTTGGAACTTTGTTCTCTTGATATAAAAAAGTTGCCTAACTCAATTTACAACTTACAAAAACTGgaaatcttgaaaataaaatattgtcgTGAACTGAGTTGTCTCCCAAAACGCTTGGTTTGCTTACAAAATCTTAGACATATAGTCATTGAAGGATGTGGATCTTTATTTCGAATGTTTCCCAACATTGGAAAATTAACTTGTCTAAGAACATTAAGTGTGTACATTGTTAGTTTAGAGAAAGGAAATAGCTTGACAGAGTTACATGATCTAAACCTCGGTGGAAAACTGAGTATCAAAGGATTAAACAATGTTGGTAGTTTATCTGAAGCTGAAGCGGCTAATTTGAAGGGTAAAAAAGACCTTCATGAATTATGCTTGTCGTGGATATCGCAACAGGAATCTATAATTAGATCTGAGCAATTACTCGAAGAGCTTCAACCTCACTCAAATCTCAAGTGCTTGGATATAAATTGCTATGACGGATTATCGTTACCAAGTTGGATAATTATTCTTAGTAATTTAATTTCTCTTAAACTTGGGGATTGCAACAAAATTGTGCGGCTTCCGTTATTTGGTAAACTACCATCTCTAAAAAAACTTAGAGTATATGGTATGAATAATCTGAAATACTTGGATGATGATGAATCTGAGGATGGTATGGAGGTGAGGGCTTTCCCATCTTTGGAGGTACTCGAATTACATGGGTTACCAAACATAGAGGGGTTATTGAAAGTGGAAAGAGGGGAGATGTTTCCTTGTCTTTCTAGTTTGGATATCTGGAAATGCCCTAAACTTGGACTGCCATGTCTTCCATCTCTTAAAGACCTCGGTGTCGATGGACGTAACAATGAGTTACTGAGGTCAATCTCTACCTTCCGTGGTCTTACTCAGCTTACCCTAAATAGTGGTGAAGGAATAACATCCTTACCAGAGGAGATGTTCAAAAACCTTACTTCTCTTCAATCCCTGTTTGTAACTTTTTTACCACAATTGGAGTCCTTACCAGAGCAAAACTGGGAAGGTCTTCAATCCCTTCGAGCTCTACTGATTTGGGGTTGTAGAGGATTGCGATGCTTGCCGGAGGGTATTCGACACCTCACTTCTCTTGAGCTTCTGTCTATCATTGATTGCCCAACATTAAAGGAACGATGCAAAGAGGGAACAGGGGAGGATTGGGACAAGATAGCTCATATTCCAAGAATAGAGTTGATTGATGTTTAA